The Plodia interpunctella isolate USDA-ARS_2022_Savannah chromosome 22, ilPloInte3.2, whole genome shotgun sequence genome includes the window GTAACTTATCTATTTCTGTATCAGCTCGTGTCTCTGCAACATCATTGGGTTTATCGAACATATCTATATGTAATTCCTCGTCGCTAATATCATCATCGTCGTCTTGTGTAATGTCGTTGATATCTACATCACTGTCGGATGACGAATCACTTTCGATTTTGGATTTCTTAGATTTCCGTTtgatttttcttaatttcctTTTCATTGGCTTTGTAGTGGCTTCTGTGGCCTTTGCGCTAGTGTTTCCCGCCTGATTTCTTGGCGATTTTCTGGGCGATGATGTCGCCTTTGTTGGACTGTTCGTCTTCACTTTGCCCGGCTTCGATTTGATCTCGGAGACTGTCTTCATTTCTGACGCTTTTGttgttctgaaaataaataacgttgTGAATATTTGTAACTACTAGGTTAGGTATATAACAATAGATAAATGATgcctcttattcataaaaacaaaaaatatttttttatgaagaaGAGGCTTGTCTTTCATACAAGAAAGtgaaatgcgaatttgaaatacctatttatttactgatttACATAAATCTGCACATCTTGTAAATTCTGAAGTTCTAATGACGATTGTACACAACACTTTCGGTATCCATTAATATCTACGTGCAAACAGGTAGATTGTATCTAAACATTTGTATGTTAGAAAGAAATACACGAGAAAAGACGGTACAGtgctaatatattaatttggtCCTCCATCGTGTGCTCCTTTTTCCAACCGCTGATTGTCAGActttaagtcgcctaaaggcaacTGACATGCctgttagtaaataaataataaatatattaggacaaataacacagattgagctagtcccatagtaagttcgagatttgtgttatgggttactaactcaacgatactatttttataacaaatactcatagtgataaacatccaagacccgggccaatcagaaaaatatcattttacatcgtgacccgaccggggatcgaacccgggacctctcggttcagaggcaagaacttcaccactgcgccaccgaggtcgactgTTTAAtatctgacactagtgttagcaaaACTCGTAAACAAAGGaattgacgttggcaaaatcatcgttttggcgaacgatggagccatgacacacacaaaaaaaaaaaagggatAAGATAAGGTGACCTGTCAACGGCCGATGTAAGATGCTTCATACCCCCCACCGCCTTCCTCATTGCTTTGTCCTTTATCTGTTGCACGGATGAGTAGTGCACGTCGGCTTCGTTTATATCGTCCTCTGTCAagggaaataataaattcaccaTTGTGTTCGCGGGTCAATTTCACGAgagttttgaacgccgccgcgggctgtcaaattagtgtttattaaattgtgtaccatacacagtaatcaatttgattatcctattttataaataagtaaatcaaTGGTAcaatgctattttttttaatgtttaatttaaaaaatatatatattctttattaaataaaaaattggcgacactaatgaaacgctacacgccgcgttcaaacggtcgtgaaattcaccctcgCGAGGTCTAACTTTTAGTACATATCGACTTACCCTCCTCATTTCCCGTCACGCCGCTGATGAGCTTTTTGAGCGAGCAGTCCAGCTCGCTCGGCAGCCTCGTGTTGATGAACGACAGGCTCGGGTCCAGCCTGCCCCCTGGTAATATTGGCATCTACGTGTTTATAACCATTCTATGGTAAGGCATGTTGAGTTTAAGTGTTTAAGAGAGACCTTTGGAAGATagaaggggaggcctttgcccagcagtgcaacacaaaatataggctataaaaaaagatttcacgtatcaatttacacgtgtttttgcaaataaaatatattttaaataaaaagatttattttttcggaCAACTCGAATCCATTGCTTATATACTACTAGGGatttggtaatttttatttctttttttaaactttttaacgCCAGCTTATTTGGCGGCTTCGGTATACATCGCTGGTCTTTCTTTacggtaaataataaaaaaagcacTCGTACAAACTAAACAGTGTTCGTGCACTCGCATCGGTATCTGTACGTGTTCGGTGATAGTGTGTACCTACGTAGCTGGCATACAAagtgttataaattaataaaaaaaaagaagtataGTTATATACACTCTGTTATTccttattatatactagcttcAGCCCGCGGCTTCGGCCGCGTGATTTGACACGGCAGgagttatttttctgggatgaaaggtaccctatgtccttctccgttcttcaaactatatgtatgcaaaatttcaagaagatcgattgagtatatagagcgtgaagagtatagtttagttttaagtacgAAGAAGGACattagggtacctttcatccagGAAAAATCACGCGGCCGAtgccgcgggcaagagctagtcCCAACTAacatgtggccgtccaaatcaaaaccttatggcggctgcgACTAAGGTCTtcattgccgttgttcgaatacaaaaaaatggcGTAAGAGTCGAGTGCCATAACGaccacatattataaatgcgaaaagtttgttttttatctcttcacgcattatttACTGGACTGAtcgttgtgaaatttggtacacgggtaacaaaaaaataacctggagaataaaacacatagggtactttttatcccgaaattcccacgggagcgaagccccggggcgctgcTAGTTGCTAAATATAATCTAGTACAAGTGATGAACGGTACCTGTGACAGCTTTCTTGGCACTCTCGTAGCGGTCGGTGAGGCCCGACAGCTCGCGGATCACGTCCAGCTCCTCAGTCTGGCGGTGGAACGAGCCCCGGGGGCGGAACCCTAGCTTgtctatacctatatacccTGTGGGTAAGGGTATACACAGTTATTTTTGCAACCGTGGACTATATCTTcctcatagtcgtattcctcgtggctgagggtcgtggtcattacgtggaatgaaacacacacaacaactttcttgacattaataatggagtggtttgtcattaccttctccatttcacacacaagttaataagaatcaaccagtgtgcaagtttcctcacgatgttttccttcaccggaagcaagtggtagtcgatgaaaactactatacatgagtcagattggtatacaaactcatgtggcacgagtaggattcgaacctgggacctttcaatccacagacgggcgtcttaaccctTACACCACCACCGGTTCTTGGACTATATTGATATTtcgtacaaaattaaatatttgtttaattatccGTACCAATACTAAACACTCAATGTGGATGGCGGGCGAGGCGGTCGGGTGAGGTGGGACGGCGACTAATGCGAAGGCGCAAACATTGAGATACGAATGTGAGGACAGGACAAGAATAACACTCTAATGTATGGAATTATATCAAAACTTTTGGACAAACGTTGTTTATGTCAGCTGTCAATTGTTTCTAGTGAGAAAAAGATTCAAACAGTTGTTCAACAGTttagttattgttttaaattagtgCGTGTGATGTTCATCTTAGAAGGATGtacaattattaatgtaataggtacttagtttAAGGGTGTACCGAGCGTACACTAGCgtcaacataatatttttataaatttcttttaaataaaagcaaattttaaaaatctagcCTGGACAAGTTGTGCTATGCTGTATAAaggacttaattaaaattaatatagttttctattgtaCAATATGTGGTCACAATTTACTAAACTGACTTTAGTGGCCACCATtttccgttcagtagattgtggcaactgtgtccaatataaaactacaatactttttaatgcAGTCCGTTATCTAGAAAGCATTCTTAGTCCGAGGcagatttttgaattttaaaaatctgcctgtgtttaaaagaaattgttaataatatgaTGGTGTCGTGTGCGCTCGGTACACTCTTAACGAGTGTATTTAAGAAACATTGAAgtaactaaatgaatttttaaaaaattgaaaatgaaccatataaatgaattttaaaaaaaccgcCAGCGTCGACAATGCAGTCAGGgctgtcacaaaatatgaaaaacgaGATACTAAAGCTTTAAGAGACCTTAAAAACAAAGGATAAGTTTGGCGTACACTTCACCGACAATAGTGTagcacttaaataatttttattttatattttgtttaaaagacaaaaatcctaccaatattataaacgcgaaagtttgtgaggatatatgtatgtttgttactctttcacgtaaaatctactggaccgatctactgttatgaaatttggcacacgggtacaatataacctggaataacacatagggtactttttatcccgaaattcccaagggagcgaagcctcggggcgcaggtattatataaaatatatgaagtaGAATATACTAAACCATACCATTCCAGTACTTGCAATAGACCGGCTCGATGCCCCTCTCGCGTTGTTCAGCGTGGAACGCTGCGTGCTTTATCAGTATCGACCCTAGTATGAATAGTACGTCCCGTCGCTTGTCCCGTCTGGCTATCATCTCTATACGCTTTATAATAGGCACGTCGCTAGGCACAAGACGCAACACAGCGAAGTTGCTGTACGGCTGTAGACTGAGAAGACCGTAGACAAGGAAAACTCCAGCCACTGTTTCctagtaaaaaaatagaaaacaaaaatgtcattgcCACATGCCTTTATTGTctagatattaaagaaaaataattatatatacacgcataaactactggatggaatttgatgcggtttttaaagttgtatagcggaagatctaacttaaaatctgggaTGTCATCGCGTtatgttgcttagaacccgagatattgataataagttatgagcggccGCACGAAGTAAACGCGAGcgaaaaagctagtatttgcgaaagctacaaactactactaTTTCGGAAAGACCACTGCTGGGAAGAAATTCCAATAGAAACTTATTTACATAGTGGTTCCTATCAcatcagattttttaatattcttctcAGTACTATCCCACTGACCTAtgataaaagcgaaagttcgTGAGGACgcgtgtatatgtatgtttgttactctttcacataaaatgtactggaccaattgttaagaaatttagtacacgggtagaatataacctggaataacacatactttttatcccaaaattcccacgggagcgaagccccggggcagcTAGTTAAACATATAACAAAGTCACACCTACCTCATAGTTGCTAACATTTGCCAACATGTATTGCTTGGCAGTATGGATTAGCTCCTCAGACAACTCCGCTATTTCCACTGCTGACGATCTACCTctgaaacatatatttatttattactagctacGATAATGGCGGTTAAGTCACTCTCACAATGGACGGAGCTCCTACATGCTTCAGAAAGCATGTTAAACTGTTAATCCCAGTTGTATTTGCATTTGTTGAAACCAGCTAATAATAGTGTgatgggtcatggcccatactcTTCATCCATATATAAggcctgtgccccagcagtggagTATTTAAATAGCTTATGCTATGTGGGGTTTACTGATTTATTATCTCTGatgatatatgatatatttatgtttatttgtaaaactttagcatttaagTTAATGAAGCACTCAAGCCctgtcaaaaatttagaaaaaaaaaaagttaatgaaataaagaatttgtttattatttatttatctaacctgcaattaataaaaaaaataataaaatcgtaaGAACCAATTTTTCATCAAAGGACTTACATGTAGAGAgaatcaaatttcatatcCTTCCAGATCTCACTGAATGTTTCGAAGTTGAGTCTGTCAGTCCGGATGCAGCGCTGTATGAGCATGTCACAGTCAAGGTCAAATCCGTCCGCTATGTAAATCTGGTGGATGAATTCTCCccctaaaaaaatttttgcaGTTTACTTTATTAAGATTGTTTTTCCATCTTAAATAGTGTTAAGTGTGAGTCATTAGTAGATACATAATTTGGACAAGTGCTGCTTAGTGTGTTGAGTATCTACTGCAAGTGTTATAGTATAGAAATCCGCTCTATTTTTGCAAGCTCCTTCCCCTCACTGGTCATGAACGCAAGTTAGAAGCTTTATTTCTTATCTTAACAGGTGCAATTGCAATAGACCTGAACTTAACAGCTCGCTACACTACTTCAGCTACACACTGGCACTTAACATCGATCGAAATGACTATAA containing:
- the LOC128679925 gene encoding snRNA-activating protein complex subunit 1-like; amino-acid sequence: MRGEFIHQIYIADGFDLDCDMLIQRCIRTDRLNFETFSEIWKDMKFDSLYIGRSSAVEIAELSEELIHTAKQYMLANVSNYEETVAGVFLVYGLLSLQPYSNFAVLRLVPSDVPIIKRIEMIARRDKRRDVLFILGSILIKHAAFHAEQRERGIEPVYCKYWNGYIGIDKLGFRPRGSFHRQTEELDVIRELSGLTDRYESAKKAVTGGRLDPSLSFINTRLPSELDCSLKKLISGVTGNEEEDDINEADVHYSSVQQIKDKAMRKAVGGMKHLTSAVDRTTKASEMKTVSEIKSKPGKVKTNSPTKATSSPRKSPRNQAGNTSAKATEATTKPMKRKLRKIKRKSKKSKIESDSSSDSDVDINDITQDDDDDISDEELHIDMFDKPNDVAETRADTEIDKLPSRITTEVDGKVYDIEIIDQHDKNNDQSVVVGGSGVKMTVFKKPKAKGRMRKPTMSLTRLGLMPGDENNKHTDIGDDDKVDKRVTRSCSQSRDPE